The genome window GTGATCTCGCATTCGATGATGCGGACCTCGAGGGCGCCGAAGCGGGAGAGGTGGGAGCCGTCGCCGAAGCGGGCCAGGACGGGAGGTTTGCGGGTGGCAGTGATGCGTGCGAGGAAGGAGGCTTCGGTGGCGGCGACGGCTGTCAGGAACGCGTTGCCCGAAAAGCCCCGGTCCAGCAGGACGATCATTCCGGCGTGCAGGGAGCGCATGAGCCGCCTGCCGTGTCCGGTCTCTCCCTGGGAGCGCGGTCCGAAGGCGGCATCCAGGATCGCCCGGGTGCCACAGGCCACCAGCGCGGTCAGGCAGATCTGCGGGTAGCCGGCAGTTCCGAACCGGTTGGACCCCTTGCCCAGACGGGCCCGGTGCGGCGGGCTGTCGGGAACGTCGAGGTAGGTGCCGTCGATCGCAACGGCCAGCAGGCCCTTGAAGCGGGCGCCGCGGGTGCGGATCACCGTGGCCGGCCCGCGCAGCAGATCGAACAGGGCCCGCATGGGCCGCACGCCCAGACGCCTGCGGGCGTCCCAGAGCCCCGCGCCGGTGATCTTCACGACCGGTATCGTCTCCAGCGCGGCGGTGAGCCTGCGCCAGACGGCCAGGTAGCCGCAGTCCTCGAACAGGGCCGCGGCCAGCAGCAGGTAGACCACCACCCGGGCGGGAATCTTCCGCAGCCGTTGCTGGACAGCACCGGTCTCGGCAAGGACCGCATCGACCATCTCGAACGGGATGATCCGGGTGAGTTCCCCCAGATGCCCCGGGGCGAACACGCCCTTGGCTACCGTGATTTCCCGCGTGATGACACACTGATCGGACAGCGGAGCCTCCGGTCCTGTGAACGGCTGTCTTGGTCGACTGCCAGTTCTACCGGGGCTCCGCTTCCCACGTTCCAAGAAGCCATAGAACCAGAGCGCACTTGCCAACGCTCCCAAAGCCCTAACTTCACGGCCTTGGCTTTTCAGGGGCGCGGGGAACTGCGCGAGAAGTCCCACCGGACCCGCGGCCGACACACGGCCCCCGAAGTCGAACGTAGGCTTCGGGGCGTGAAACAAGACTTCGTCCTCGGCCCCGCCACCGGCATCGGCTCCTTGCCCGGCGGCGACGCCCGGGAGGCCGCCAAGACCGTCACCGGCACCTTCGAGTGGCCGGAGACGGGCATGGCGCACCTGCCCGAACTCCCCGGCAGAGGCCCCGGCGCCGACATGATCGGCAGAACCGCAGGAATGCTCGTCGAGCTGTACGCGCGCGTGGAGCCCAGCGGCTGGCGCCTCGGCGACCGCCCCGGACGGGACACCAGGCGGGCCAGGTCATGGCTGGGCGAGGATCTGGACGCCCTGGAGGAGTTCACCCAGGGGTACGAGGGCCCGCTGAAGGTGCAGGCCGTCGGACCGTGGACGCTCGCCGCCGCGCTGGAACTGAGGAACGGCGAGGTGGCCCTCTCCGACCCCGGCGCCTCCCGCGACCTCGCCGGCTCCCTCGCCGAGGGCCTGCGCGAGCACCTCGCCGAGGTCCGCCGCCGCGCCCCGGGGGCCCAACTCGTCCTGCAACTCGACGAACCCTCCCTCATCGCCGTCCTGCGCGGCCAGGTGAAGAGCGCGAGCGGCTACCGCACCCACCGCGCCGTCGACCGCCAACTCGTCGAGGCCACCCTCAGGGACGTCATCGGCGTCCACGCGGACCAAGGGGCGGTCGTCGTGCACTCCTGCGCCCCCGACGTACCCTTCGCGCTCCTGCGCCGAGCCGGTGCCACCGCGATCTCCTTCGACTTCACCTTGCTTACTGAGCGTGACGATGACACGATCGGGGAAGCGGTGGAAGGGGGCACCAAGCTGCTCGCCGGTGTCGTGCCGACCACCGAGGGGGCGTTGTCGGACCCTGCCGGTAGCGTCATGGGGGTCAGGACGCTGTGGCGCAGGCTGGGGCTGTCTCCGGGGCTTCTCGCGGACACGGTCACGGTCACTCCGACGTGCGGGCTCGCGGGGGTCTCCCCGGCGTACGCACGCCATGCGCTCGCCCACTGCGTCAAGGCGGCGAGATCCCTCGCGGACAACCCAGAGTAACGGGAGGACAACACGGTGGCCGGCGACAAGGACGCACAGCCCACATCGGTACCCGCCGAGGCGACGGTGCCCCCCGAGGCACGCGAGAAGCACGCGCGGCTCGCCGAGGAGATCGAGGAGCACCGCTTCCGGTACTACGTGAAGGACGACCCGGTCGTCAGCGACGCGGACTTCGACGAACTCCTGCGCGCCCTGGAGGCGTTGGAGGACGAGTACAGCGAGCTGCGCACCCCGGACTCACCGACGCAGAAGGTCGCCGTCGAGTACGAGACCGACCTCGCCGAGGTCGAGCACCGCGAGCGCATGCTCTCCCTCGACAACGTCTTCGACGACGAGGGGCTCGCCGCCTGGGCCGAGCGCGTCGCCAAGGACGTCGGCACCACCGACTACCACCTGCTGTGCGAGCTGAAGATCGACGGCCTCGCGGTCAACCTGACGTACGAGGACGGCAGACTGACCCGGGCCGCCACCCGGGGCACCGGCGAGGTCGGCGAGGACATCACGCCCAACGTCATGACGATCGCCGAGATCCCGCACCGCCTCAAGGGCGACCGGGTCCCCCGGCTCGTCGAGATCCGCGGCGAGGTCTACTTCCCGATGGACGCCTTCCAGGGCCTCAACGAACGCCGTGTCGCGGCCGGCGAGAAGCCGTACGCCAACCCCCGTAACTCCGCCTCGGGTTCACTGCGTCAGAAGGACCCCAAGGTCACGGCCACCCTGCCGCTGCACATGGTGGTCCACGGCATCGGCGCCCTGGAGGGCTTCGACGGCGGCTTCACCCGCCTCTCCCAGGCCTACGGCCTCCTCAGGTCCTGGGGCCTGCCCACCGCCGAGCACAACCGGGTGGTCGACGACCTCGACGGCGTACGGGAGTTCATCGCCTACTACGGCGAGCACCGCCACTCCGTGGCGCACGAGATCGACGGCGCGGTCGTCAAGCTCGACGAGATCCGGCTGCAGGGCAGACTCGGCTCGACGGCCCGCGCACCCCGCTGGGCGATCGCGTACAAGTACGCCCCGGAAGAGGTCAACACCAAGCTCATCGACATCAAGGTGGGTGTCGGACGCACCGGCCGGGTCACGCCGTACGCCCAGGTCGAGCCCGTCACCGTGGCCGGCTCGGAGGTCGAGTTCGCCACCCTGCACAACCAGGAGGTCGTCAAGGCCAAGAACGTCCTCATCGGGGACACGGTCGTGATCCGCAAGGCCGGTGACGTCATCCCCGAGATCCTCGGGCCCGTCGTGACCCTGCGCGACGAGAACGAGACCCGCCCGTTCGTCATGCCGACCGAGTGCCCCGAGTGCGGGACGCCGCTGCGCGCGATGAAGGAGGGCGACATCGATCTGCGGTGCCCCAACGCCCGCAGCTGCCCCGCCCAGTTGAGAGAACGCGTCGCCTATCTGGCGGGCCGGGAGTGCCTGGACATCGAGCACTTCGGCGGGGTCGCCGCCGCGGCCCTCACCCGGCCCCTGGAGCCGGCCGACCCGCCCCTGGTCGACGAGGGCGACCTCTTCGACCTCACGGTCGAGAAGCTGCTCCCCATCAAGGCGTACGTCCTGGACATGGACAGCGGGCTGCCCAAGCACGACCCCAAGACGGGCGAGCCGAAGGTCGCCACGCCTTTCGCCAACAAGGAGGGCGGGCCCCGGAAGAACACGCTCGCGCTGCTCCAGAAGATCGAGGAGGCCAAGCGTCGTCCGCTCGCCCGCTTCCTCAACGGCCTCTCCATCCGCCATGTCGGACCGGTCGCCGCCCAGGCCCTGGCCCGCGAGTTCCGTTCGATCGACCGGATCGAGCAGGCCACGGAGGAGGAGCTGACGGCGGTCGACGGCGTGGGCGCCATCGTCGCGACGGCCCTCAAGGAGTGGTTCGCCGAGGAGTGGCACCGGGAGATCATCCGTAAGTGGAAGGCCGCCGGTGTCCCCCTGGAGGACGCGGGCTCCGGGGAGGACGAGGGCCCCCGGCCCCTCGAAGGGCTGACGGTCGTCGTGACCGGCACACTCGAACACCACACACGGGACGGGGCCAAGGAGGCGCTGCAGAACCGGGGCGCCAAGGTGACCGGTTCGGTGTCGAAGAAGACCTCGTTCGTCGTGGTGGGGGAGAACCCGGGCTCCAAGCACGACAAGGCGATGCAGCTGAAGGTCCCCGTCCTCGACGAGGACGGCTTCGCGGTGCTGCTCGAACAGGGCCCGGACGCGGCGGCGGACGTCGCGCTCCCGATCGAGGAGTAAAGGTTGAAGGCCACCCGTTCGGCGCATACCAGATGCATACGGGTGGCCGGTCGCGTTCGGGCAACCGACGTCGACCGCTGCCCGTGGAAGCCGTGTGCGGCCTACTGTTGAGGTGTGCGCCTGCCGTGCCCGGACGCGTGGTGGGTTTTCGGACGCGGTGCCGTTGAGGGTTGTCGGGAGCAACGGGCCGCGTGGCGTGGGCACCGCCGGCTGTGAGAGGGACGGGAATGGAACCGACCGAGAGCGTCGCCCCGGACTCACGGCTGCGCCTGCGCCGGGTGTCCGGGGCCTGGCGACGGGGACGCTCCCTGCTCATGGGAGGACGCCCGTTCGAGGGAAGCCGGGAGCGGGCGGACCGCGAGCGGGGTCCCGAGCGGACGGCGCCGGCGGAGTCCGTGACCGGGGCGGCACGGTCGCCGGGCCGTGCGGGCGCGAGCGCACACAGCCCCCTCGTACCCGGTCCGGCACAGCTCACCTCCGGCCCCGCGGTGGGCACGGGCGGGGCCCCCGCCGTCACCGGTGTGCTCAGCGAGGGGCGCGGACACGAACTGCCGGGGCACGACGCCGAGCGGCACATGACCTGGCCCGCGCTGCCCGCCGTGATCGTGGGCCTCGCCGGCGCCATCCTCGGCGCCGGTTTCTACCGGGCGTTCGCCGGACAGCACGCGCTCTTCCCGTCCGGCGCCGTCGGCTGGTCCCTCGCCCTGCTGACCGGCATCATCGTCGGCCATCTCGTCGCCATGGGCCGCGCGCGCTGGTGGGGCGGAACCGGCTCCGGCGCCGCCCTCACCCTCGCCGTCCTGCTGCTGTACGGCTGGGTGGCCGCCGGGATGGTCAGCCTCACCGTCGTCGTCCTCGTCGGCATCGCCCGCCGGGGCCGCTGGCGCCAGGGCGTCCTGCACGGCGCGGTCGACATCCTCGGCATCGGCGCCGCCGCGCTCGTCCTGCGGGTCTTCGGCCGTGTCCCCTCGGTGGAACGGCCCTGGGACCCGGACAGCTGGAACCTCTACTCCGCGCCCCAGGTGGCCCTGGTCGCCGTCGCCTATCTCGTGGTCAGCCGCGCCCTGCTCTGGTATCTCGCCAAACCGCGCGGCGGACTGCCCACCGTCGCCCGCACGGCCCTGGTCAGACAGGGGCTCGTCGCCGTCGCGCTGCTCGGCATCGCGCCGCTGGTCTGTGTCGTCGCCACCGCCCAGCCGCTGCTGCTGCCGCTCTTCGCCATCCCCCTCATCGCGCTCGACTCCACCCTGTGGATAGCCCGCGCCCGAGCCGAGGAGCAGCTGCGCGACCCGCTCACGGGACTGCCGAACCGTCAGTGGCTGCTGGAACGCACCTGGACCGCCCTGGACGACGCCGAACGGATCGGCGCCAGGTCGGCGCTGATGCTGATCGACCTCGACCGCTTCCGGTCGGTCAATGACACACTCGGGCATCTCGCGGGCGACCGGCTGCTGTTGCAGATAGCGGATCGGCTGCGGGTCGCCCTGCCGCGCGGAGCGGAGGCCGCGCGGCTCGGCGGTGACGAGTTCGCCGTCCTGCTGCCCGTCGCCGACTCCACCACGTCCGCGTCCCGCGTGGCCCGCAACCTCGTCGCCGCG of Streptomyces phaeolivaceus contains these proteins:
- a CDS encoding putative bifunctional diguanylate cyclase/phosphodiesterase; translation: MEPTESVAPDSRLRLRRVSGAWRRGRSLLMGGRPFEGSRERADRERGPERTAPAESVTGAARSPGRAGASAHSPLVPGPAQLTSGPAVGTGGAPAVTGVLSEGRGHELPGHDAERHMTWPALPAVIVGLAGAILGAGFYRAFAGQHALFPSGAVGWSLALLTGIIVGHLVAMGRARWWGGTGSGAALTLAVLLLYGWVAAGMVSLTVVVLVGIARRGRWRQGVLHGAVDILGIGAAALVLRVFGRVPSVERPWDPDSWNLYSAPQVALVAVAYLVVSRALLWYLAKPRGGLPTVARTALVRQGLVAVALLGIAPLVCVVATAQPLLLPLFAIPLIALDSTLWIARARAEEQLRDPLTGLPNRQWLLERTWTALDDAERIGARSALMLIDLDRFRSVNDTLGHLAGDRLLLQIADRLRVALPRGAEAARLGGDEFAVLLPVADSTTSASRVARNLVAALGSPLDLDGLTLVLEASAGLAVFPDHALDAEGLLRRADVAMYQAKRDRTGVEVYESKRDSNTPDRLGLLGDLRRALDAHEVELHYQPKVRFDGQVAGLEALVRWVHPERGKVPPDEFIAIAESSGLMPHLTEYVLETALGQVARWRAQGLHVPVAVNVSPRDVHTPGFAGAVAARLARHGVPAGSLQLEITEHVLLEDPQRAADTLAGLTGHGVKMSLDDFGTGYSSLVHLRRLPVSELKIDRSFVARLAIDNEDAEIVRCTVDLAHSLGLLVVAEGVEDDETWERLRDLGCDAVQGWLVAAAMPPDETTAWLRARGSRGWQRPAAALPAATVEE
- a CDS encoding IS4 family transposase, translating into MFAPGHLGELTRIIPFEMVDAVLAETGAVQQRLRKIPARVVVYLLLAAALFEDCGYLAVWRRLTAALETIPVVKITGAGLWDARRRLGVRPMRALFDLLRGPATVIRTRGARFKGLLAVAIDGTYLDVPDSPPHRARLGKGSNRFGTAGYPQICLTALVACGTRAILDAAFGPRSQGETGHGRRLMRSLHAGMIVLLDRGFSGNAFLTAVAATEASFLARITATRKPPVLARFGDGSHLSRFGALEVRIIECEITVTTSQGRRTGLYRLATNLLDHHRYPASDLVSLYHERWGATRSRTSMSELPEGGRQLLSTG
- a CDS encoding methionine synthase, with the translated sequence MKQDFVLGPATGIGSLPGGDAREAAKTVTGTFEWPETGMAHLPELPGRGPGADMIGRTAGMLVELYARVEPSGWRLGDRPGRDTRRARSWLGEDLDALEEFTQGYEGPLKVQAVGPWTLAAALELRNGEVALSDPGASRDLAGSLAEGLREHLAEVRRRAPGAQLVLQLDEPSLIAVLRGQVKSASGYRTHRAVDRQLVEATLRDVIGVHADQGAVVVHSCAPDVPFALLRRAGATAISFDFTLLTERDDDTIGEAVEGGTKLLAGVVPTTEGALSDPAGSVMGVRTLWRRLGLSPGLLADTVTVTPTCGLAGVSPAYARHALAHCVKAARSLADNPE
- the ligA gene encoding NAD-dependent DNA ligase LigA; amino-acid sequence: MAGDKDAQPTSVPAEATVPPEAREKHARLAEEIEEHRFRYYVKDDPVVSDADFDELLRALEALEDEYSELRTPDSPTQKVAVEYETDLAEVEHRERMLSLDNVFDDEGLAAWAERVAKDVGTTDYHLLCELKIDGLAVNLTYEDGRLTRAATRGTGEVGEDITPNVMTIAEIPHRLKGDRVPRLVEIRGEVYFPMDAFQGLNERRVAAGEKPYANPRNSASGSLRQKDPKVTATLPLHMVVHGIGALEGFDGGFTRLSQAYGLLRSWGLPTAEHNRVVDDLDGVREFIAYYGEHRHSVAHEIDGAVVKLDEIRLQGRLGSTARAPRWAIAYKYAPEEVNTKLIDIKVGVGRTGRVTPYAQVEPVTVAGSEVEFATLHNQEVVKAKNVLIGDTVVIRKAGDVIPEILGPVVTLRDENETRPFVMPTECPECGTPLRAMKEGDIDLRCPNARSCPAQLRERVAYLAGRECLDIEHFGGVAAAALTRPLEPADPPLVDEGDLFDLTVEKLLPIKAYVLDMDSGLPKHDPKTGEPKVATPFANKEGGPRKNTLALLQKIEEAKRRPLARFLNGLSIRHVGPVAAQALAREFRSIDRIEQATEEELTAVDGVGAIVATALKEWFAEEWHREIIRKWKAAGVPLEDAGSGEDEGPRPLEGLTVVVTGTLEHHTRDGAKEALQNRGAKVTGSVSKKTSFVVVGENPGSKHDKAMQLKVPVLDEDGFAVLLEQGPDAAADVALPIEE